Proteins from one Catenulispora sp. EB89 genomic window:
- a CDS encoding GH32 C-terminal domain-containing protein, with product MPRRRISLLAACLALFFATAVSGAPASADAVYHEPYRPQFHFSPQQNWMNDPNGLIYYKGQYHLFFQYNPSGDTWGNMSWGHAVSTDLVHWKQLPLAIPQDDNEMVFSGSVVFDRTDSSGLGTAANLPLVAIYTSAYKATGKQAQSLAYSLDGGMTWTKYSGNPVLDIGSQNFRDPKVFWYQPTRSWLMTVALSDQHKVSFYSSKDLKSWTHLSDFGPAGAVGGAWECPDLFPLPVDGDPAHTKWVLVVGTNPGAVAGGSGVQYFVGGFDGTSFTSDDRPYTPPPGVTLQDFDTPGSGSGSGSGYGDWTATGTAFGTGPAAGTLPGQQPVTGFTPPGLVNSFNGGDASTGELTSPTFTVTKPYLNFLVGGGDHPYVPGAGDGGPPPGTLFQDWSAGTSYADEGWTATGDFASSGPFTEQLPNQLTPRVLDTFSPAGDPGTGTITSPTFTIGTHYIALQVAGGDHPFGAAGPTAVNLLIGGKVVASATGTNSGALDWTNWDVGAYAGRQAQIQVVDSATGGWGHLMVGDIVFSDQKAEPRDDQTSVNLVVGGRVVRSATGSNSENLDWTSWDLRDLIGKPAQIQIVDHNTGGWGHILADDFTAAPAPALSAIQRAHWIDYGPDFYASSTFNDTPDGSRIMVGWMNDWQYGQSIPTAPWRSADTLPRRLSLRTIDGRVQLTQQPISLSALRQSQYSSSAINLGAATAPIPVGTRSDSSADSATVPIPADASAEFEAQVSLVPHGARQLGLDVRTGPTGQRTRIGYDATTGRLFVDRTASGDVGFDPAFPSVASAPVALHDGALALHILVDASSVEVYTADGTRVLTAQIFPDPSSTGLDAFADGGRGTVAGLHVWGLASIWP from the coding sequence ATGCCCAGACGCCGCATCAGCCTTCTCGCAGCCTGCCTTGCCCTGTTCTTCGCGACTGCTGTCTCCGGCGCGCCGGCCTCGGCCGACGCCGTCTACCACGAGCCCTACCGTCCGCAGTTCCACTTCTCGCCTCAGCAGAACTGGATGAACGACCCCAACGGCCTCATCTATTACAAGGGCCAGTACCACCTCTTCTTCCAGTACAACCCGAGCGGTGACACGTGGGGCAACATGTCCTGGGGTCACGCCGTGAGCACCGATCTCGTGCACTGGAAGCAGCTGCCGCTGGCAATTCCGCAGGACGACAACGAGATGGTCTTCTCCGGCAGCGTCGTGTTCGACCGAACTGATTCCTCCGGGCTTGGCACGGCCGCGAACTTGCCGCTCGTGGCGATCTACACCAGCGCCTACAAGGCCACCGGCAAGCAGGCCCAGTCGCTCGCCTACAGCCTCGACGGCGGCATGACCTGGACCAAGTACAGCGGGAACCCGGTGCTGGACATCGGGTCGCAGAACTTCCGCGATCCGAAGGTCTTTTGGTATCAGCCCACGCGGTCCTGGCTGATGACCGTCGCGCTTTCGGATCAGCACAAGGTGTCGTTCTACAGCTCGAAGGATCTGAAGTCCTGGACGCATCTGTCGGACTTCGGCCCGGCCGGGGCGGTCGGCGGCGCGTGGGAGTGCCCTGACTTGTTCCCGCTGCCCGTGGACGGGGATCCGGCGCATACCAAGTGGGTGCTCGTCGTCGGGACCAATCCTGGCGCGGTGGCTGGTGGGTCCGGCGTGCAGTACTTCGTCGGTGGCTTCGATGGCACCAGCTTCACCAGCGACGATCGGCCCTACACGCCGCCTCCGGGTGTCACTCTCCAAGACTTCGACACGCCAGGTTCTGGTTCCGGTTCTGGTTCCGGCTACGGTGACTGGACGGCAACCGGCACCGCCTTCGGCACCGGCCCCGCCGCCGGCACGCTCCCCGGCCAGCAGCCCGTCACCGGCTTCACCCCGCCCGGCCTGGTGAACTCCTTCAACGGCGGCGACGCCTCCACCGGCGAGTTGACCTCGCCGACGTTCACCGTCACCAAGCCCTACCTCAACTTCTTGGTAGGTGGCGGCGACCATCCCTACGTCCCGGGTGCTGGCGACGGCGGCCCGCCGCCCGGAACCCTGTTCCAGGACTGGTCGGCTGGCACCAGCTACGCCGACGAAGGCTGGACCGCCACCGGCGACTTCGCCAGCTCCGGTCCGTTCACCGAGCAGCTGCCGAACCAACTGACGCCGCGGGTCCTCGACACGTTCTCGCCAGCCGGTGACCCCGGCACCGGGACTATTACTTCACCGACGTTCACCATCGGCACCCACTACATCGCCCTACAAGTCGCCGGCGGCGACCACCCCTTCGGCGCTGCCGGACCCACCGCCGTCAACCTACTGATCGGCGGCAAGGTTGTGGCCAGCGCCACCGGCACCAACAGCGGGGCGCTTGACTGGACCAACTGGGACGTCGGCGCTTACGCCGGCCGTCAGGCGCAGATCCAGGTCGTGGACTCGGCAACCGGGGGCTGGGGCCACCTGATGGTCGGCGACATCGTGTTCTCCGACCAGAAGGCCGAGCCGAGGGACGATCAGACCTCGGTGAACCTCGTCGTCGGCGGCCGCGTCGTGCGCTCGGCCACCGGCTCCAACAGCGAGAACCTGGACTGGACGTCCTGGGACCTGCGCGACCTGATCGGCAAGCCGGCGCAGATCCAGATCGTCGACCACAACACCGGCGGCTGGGGCCACATCCTCGCCGACGACTTCACGGCCGCCCCCGCCCCGGCCCTGTCGGCGATCCAGCGCGCACACTGGATCGACTACGGCCCCGACTTCTACGCCAGCAGCACGTTCAACGACACCCCGGACGGCAGCCGCATCATGGTGGGCTGGATGAACGACTGGCAGTACGGCCAGAGCATCCCGACCGCGCCCTGGCGCAGCGCGGACACCCTGCCGAGGCGCCTGAGCCTGCGCACCATCGACGGGCGGGTGCAGCTGACGCAGCAGCCGATCTCGCTCAGCGCGCTGCGCCAGTCGCAGTATTCGAGCTCGGCGATCAACCTCGGCGCCGCGACCGCGCCGATCCCGGTCGGGACCAGGTCCGACTCCAGCGCCGACTCCGCGACGGTCCCGATCCCAGCCGACGCCAGCGCTGAGTTCGAGGCGCAGGTCAGCCTCGTGCCACACGGCGCGCGCCAGCTCGGCTTGGACGTGCGGACCGGGCCGACCGGCCAGCGCACCCGCATCGGCTACGACGCGACCACCGGCCGCCTGTTCGTGGACCGCACCGCCTCGGGCGACGTCGGCTTCGACCCGGCCTTTCCGTCGGTGGCGTCGGCGCCGGTGGCGCTGCACGACGGGGCGCTCGCGCTGCACATCCTCGTCGACGCCTCGTCCGTCGAGGTCTACACCGCCGACGGGACCCGCGTGCTCACCGCGCAGATCTTCCCCGACCCGTCGAGCACCGGTCTGGACGCCTTCGCCGACGGTGGGCGCGGCACCGTCGCGGGGCTGCATGTGTGGGGGCTGGCCTCGATCTGGCCGTGA
- a CDS encoding ArsR/SmtB family transcription factor gives MPGTDQLSAVFSALSDPTRRAIIAELAVRDATVTELTAPLSISMPAVSRHLKVLERAALISRSKSGKWRASRLEAAPLREAADWIERYRRFWDESLDRLDVHLAAVQAAERAVDRVAVDRVAEDHGETE, from the coding sequence ATGCCTGGCACCGATCAGCTCAGCGCGGTCTTCTCCGCCTTGTCCGACCCGACTCGGCGGGCGATCATCGCTGAGTTGGCCGTGCGCGATGCGACGGTCACCGAGCTCACCGCTCCGCTGTCGATCTCGATGCCGGCGGTGTCGCGGCACCTGAAGGTGCTCGAGCGTGCGGCGCTCATTTCGCGGTCGAAGTCGGGGAAGTGGCGGGCGAGTCGGCTTGAGGCCGCGCCGTTGCGGGAGGCGGCCGACTGGATAGAGCGCTACCGGCGGTTCTGGGACGAGTCCCTCGACCGCCTCGATGTGCACCTCGCCGCGGTGCAGGCTGCCGAGCGGGCCGTGGACCGGGTGGCTGTGGACCGGGTGGCCGAGGACCATGGGGAGACCGAATGA
- a CDS encoding dihydrofolate reductase family protein, with protein MAKLIYATNMSLDGYIEDERGAFDWFPVDDEVFAVHTELLRSAGTFLYGRRLYEAMSVWETDPALAALSDLMGGFATAWRAASKVVYSTTLDKVSTADTRLERSFDPDRVRDLKATATSDLIVGGANLAAQAFQAGLVDECQLFVLPVVVGGGKPGLPTGMRVDLELLDERRFRNGVVRLRYRTVGQ; from the coding sequence ATGGCAAAGCTCATCTACGCGACGAACATGTCGCTTGACGGCTACATCGAAGACGAACGCGGCGCCTTCGACTGGTTCCCCGTCGACGACGAGGTCTTCGCCGTCCACACCGAACTCCTGCGCTCTGCGGGCACGTTCCTCTACGGCCGGCGCCTGTACGAGGCGATGTCCGTGTGGGAGACCGACCCTGCTTTGGCGGCGCTGTCGGACCTTATGGGCGGCTTCGCGACCGCGTGGCGGGCGGCGAGCAAAGTCGTGTACTCCACGACCCTCGACAAGGTGTCGACTGCCGATACCAGGCTGGAACGCAGTTTCGATCCCGACCGAGTGCGTGACCTGAAGGCTACGGCCACCAGCGACCTCATCGTGGGAGGTGCGAACCTCGCCGCGCAGGCCTTCCAAGCCGGGCTGGTCGACGAGTGCCAGCTGTTCGTCCTGCCTGTCGTCGTCGGCGGGGGCAAGCCGGGGTTGCCGACCGGTATGCGCGTCGACCTGGAGCTCCTGGACGAGCGCCGATTCCGCAACGGCGTTGTGCGTCTCCGCTACCGCACGGTCGGGCAGTGA
- a CDS encoding PHB depolymerase family esterase, with protein MLRSRPLKSRLLGLFVAVAAAVGVSLPAAPQAAAASLTPAVSLIQITNFGTNPSNLAMYLYVPNNVKPNPPILLALHGCQGSGPYLYSSTDFGSLADQYGFVVIYPSTNPGGSCWDVSSDQALMRNGGSDPVGLMSMVTYTEQHDGGNPNAVYVTGESSGGMMTNVMLADYPDVFKAGAAFMGVPYHCFYTGTVRGWNGPCAGGQVSMTPQQWGDLARGADPGYTGPRPRMQLWHGTADTTLNYNNLGEEIKQWTNVLGVSQTPSSSDTPVANWNRTRYNNSAGVTQVEAYSIVGAGHQLPIQGTPMAAYAIHFMGLDGSSTGGDTVSVTSPGNQSAASGTPISALQIHATDSASGQTLAYSATGLPPGLSISSSGLISGTPTSGGSFTTVVSASDTTGASGSTSFAWTVSGTTGGGSTGALHAVGAGKCLDDPNSTTTLGAQQQIYDCNGQANQTWTHNSSNELTVTVGGSILCLDANNKGTSNGTKAILWSCNGQTNQQWTLNPNGTITGVQSGLCLDVTGASTANGALVELWTCNGGSNQQWTLG; from the coding sequence ATGCTGCGATCCCGCCCCCTGAAATCCCGCCTGCTCGGTCTCTTCGTGGCGGTCGCGGCCGCAGTCGGTGTGAGCCTGCCCGCCGCGCCGCAGGCCGCCGCCGCCTCGCTGACCCCCGCCGTTTCGTTGATACAGATCACGAACTTCGGCACCAACCCCAGCAACCTGGCGATGTACCTCTACGTGCCGAACAACGTCAAGCCGAACCCGCCGATCCTCCTGGCGCTGCACGGCTGTCAGGGCTCTGGCCCGTACCTGTACTCCAGCACCGATTTCGGCTCCCTGGCCGACCAGTACGGCTTCGTCGTCATCTACCCCTCGACCAACCCCGGCGGCAGTTGCTGGGACGTTTCCTCCGACCAGGCCCTGATGCGCAACGGCGGCAGCGACCCGGTCGGGCTGATGTCGATGGTCACGTACACCGAGCAGCACGACGGCGGGAACCCCAACGCCGTCTACGTCACCGGCGAGTCCTCCGGCGGGATGATGACCAACGTCATGCTCGCCGACTACCCGGACGTGTTCAAAGCCGGCGCGGCGTTCATGGGCGTCCCCTACCACTGCTTCTACACCGGCACCGTGCGCGGCTGGAACGGCCCCTGCGCCGGCGGCCAGGTCTCCATGACCCCGCAGCAGTGGGGCGACCTCGCCCGCGGCGCGGATCCCGGCTACACCGGACCGCGCCCCAGGATGCAGCTGTGGCACGGCACCGCCGACACCACCCTGAACTACAACAACCTCGGCGAAGAGATCAAGCAGTGGACGAACGTGCTCGGCGTGAGTCAGACCCCGTCGTCGAGCGACACTCCGGTCGCCAACTGGAACCGGACCCGCTATAACAACAGCGCCGGCGTCACGCAGGTCGAGGCCTACAGCATCGTCGGCGCCGGGCACCAGCTCCCGATCCAGGGCACGCCGATGGCCGCCTACGCCATCCACTTCATGGGCCTGGACGGCAGCTCCACCGGCGGCGACACGGTCAGCGTCACCAGCCCCGGCAACCAGAGCGCGGCCTCCGGCACCCCGATCAGCGCCCTGCAGATCCACGCCACCGACTCGGCGTCCGGCCAGACCCTGGCCTACAGTGCGACCGGTCTGCCGCCGGGCCTGTCGATCTCGTCCAGCGGCCTGATCTCCGGCACTCCCACCAGCGGCGGAAGCTTCACCACCGTCGTGAGTGCGAGCGACACCACCGGCGCCTCGGGTTCGACGAGCTTCGCCTGGACGGTCAGCGGCACGACCGGCGGCGGCAGCACCGGCGCGCTGCACGCGGTGGGCGCGGGCAAGTGTCTGGACGACCCGAACTCGACCACCACCCTGGGTGCCCAGCAGCAGATCTACGACTGCAACGGCCAGGCCAACCAGACCTGGACGCACAACTCCTCGAACGAGCTGACCGTCACGGTCGGCGGCAGCATCCTGTGCCTGGACGCCAACAACAAGGGCACCAGCAACGGCACCAAGGCGATCCTGTGGTCCTGCAACGGCCAGACCAACCAGCAGTGGACCCTCAACCCCAACGGCACCATCACCGGAGTGCAATCAGGGCTCTGCCTGGACGTCACCGGAGCCTCCACCGCCAACGGCGCGCTGGTCGAACTCTGGACCTGCAACGGCGGCAGCAACCAGCAGTGGACCCTCGGATAG
- a CDS encoding cellulose binding domain-containing protein has product MSMLVLTRRTDRTDRRKIVSLAASLSVLGACALTIVVPSAPAYAADSASINGATTYQTIAGFGASEAFGEAASVMNAPSAAQQQALADLYSPTTGAGLTILRNEIGADQGNTIEPNNPGGPNAAPNYVPMSQTNQDQGQLWFAQQIKARYGVTNVYADAWSAPGYMKTNNSADNGGQVCGSAGASCSSGDWRQAYANYLVQYAKDYAAAGVPLTYVGPSNEPDYTANYDSMTMSPAQMASVLDVLGPTVKNSGLATQVSCCAATGWPKAGQYAAAIESDPTALADTAVATSHGYSGEPNSPLPGWTKPAWETEWSTFEGFSSAWDDGSDASGMTWAQHIYTGLTQANLSAYMYWWGSTTPSENGDNEGLLEINGNSVIPTGRLWAFANYSRYIHPGAVRIGASSSSGAVQLSAFKNPDGSLAIVALNTGSGSDTINYALANTGVANGATVTPYLTNTSNTVAAQSTTTVAGGAFSATVPGRSLVTYVIPGGTVTGGNTVTVSSPGNQAGTVGKAVGSVQIQGTDSGSGQTLTYTAAGLPAGLSISSSGLITGTPTTAGTSTVTVTATDSTGASGSASFTWTVSGSTTGGGTCHVDYARTNEWPGGFTANVTITDTGTTGINGWTLTWTFPGDQKITNAWSATTTQNGAAVTATNAAYNGSIAPGANTSFGFQGTFTSNDSSPASFTVNGAACT; this is encoded by the coding sequence ATGAGCATGCTCGTACTGACAAGACGCACCGACCGCACCGACCGCCGCAAGATCGTGTCCCTCGCGGCAAGCCTGAGCGTCCTCGGCGCGTGCGCACTGACGATCGTGGTCCCGTCGGCACCGGCCTACGCGGCCGACAGCGCCTCGATCAACGGAGCCACCACCTACCAGACCATCGCCGGCTTCGGCGCCTCCGAGGCGTTCGGCGAGGCGGCCAGCGTCATGAACGCCCCGTCGGCGGCCCAGCAGCAGGCGCTGGCCGACCTCTACAGCCCGACCACCGGGGCCGGGCTGACCATCCTGCGCAACGAGATCGGCGCGGACCAGGGCAACACGATCGAGCCGAACAACCCCGGCGGACCGAACGCGGCGCCGAACTACGTACCGATGTCGCAGACCAACCAGGACCAGGGCCAGCTGTGGTTCGCGCAGCAGATCAAGGCCCGCTACGGCGTGACGAACGTCTACGCCGACGCCTGGAGCGCCCCGGGCTACATGAAGACCAACAACTCCGCGGACAACGGCGGCCAGGTCTGCGGCTCGGCGGGGGCCTCCTGCTCCAGCGGCGACTGGCGCCAGGCCTATGCGAACTACCTGGTGCAGTACGCCAAGGACTACGCCGCCGCCGGCGTGCCGCTGACCTACGTCGGCCCGTCGAACGAGCCCGACTACACCGCCAACTACGACAGCATGACGATGAGCCCGGCGCAGATGGCCAGCGTGCTCGACGTCCTCGGCCCGACCGTGAAGAACTCCGGCCTGGCCACGCAGGTCTCCTGCTGTGCCGCCACCGGCTGGCCGAAGGCCGGCCAGTACGCCGCCGCGATCGAGTCCGACCCGACCGCGCTGGCCGACACCGCCGTGGCGACCAGCCACGGCTACAGCGGCGAGCCGAACTCGCCGCTGCCGGGCTGGACCAAGCCGGCGTGGGAGACCGAATGGTCGACCTTCGAAGGCTTCAGCAGCGCCTGGGACGACGGCTCCGACGCCTCCGGCATGACCTGGGCCCAGCACATCTACACCGGCCTGACTCAGGCGAACCTGAGCGCGTACATGTACTGGTGGGGGAGTACCACGCCCTCCGAGAACGGCGACAACGAGGGGTTGCTGGAGATCAACGGCAACTCGGTGATCCCCACCGGCCGGCTGTGGGCCTTCGCCAACTACAGCCGCTATATCCACCCCGGCGCCGTCCGCATCGGCGCGAGCAGTTCCAGCGGCGCGGTCCAGCTGAGCGCGTTCAAGAACCCTGACGGCTCGCTGGCGATCGTGGCGCTCAACACCGGCAGCGGCTCCGACACGATCAACTACGCGCTGGCCAACACCGGCGTCGCCAACGGCGCCACGGTGACGCCGTACCTGACCAACACCTCGAACACCGTCGCGGCTCAGAGCACGACGACGGTCGCCGGCGGCGCGTTCAGCGCGACCGTGCCGGGCCGGTCGCTGGTGACGTACGTGATCCCCGGCGGCACGGTGACCGGCGGCAACACCGTCACGGTGAGCAGCCCGGGCAACCAGGCCGGAACGGTCGGCAAGGCTGTCGGCAGCGTGCAGATTCAGGGCACTGACTCCGGGTCCGGACAGACGCTGACGTACACGGCCGCCGGGCTTCCTGCCGGGCTGTCGATCTCCTCGTCCGGTCTGATCACCGGGACGCCGACGACGGCTGGAACTTCCACCGTGACGGTGACCGCGACCGATTCCACCGGCGCGTCCGGATCGGCGAGCTTCACGTGGACGGTCTCCGGCAGCACCACAGGCGGCGGCACCTGCCATGTCGACTACGCCAGAACGAATGAATGGCCGGGAGGCTTCACGGCCAACGTCACCATCACCGACACCGGAACGACCGGGATCAACGGCTGGACCCTGACCTGGACCTTCCCCGGCGACCAGAAGATCACCAACGCCTGGAGCGCCACCACCACCCAGAACGGCGCCGCCGTCACCGCTACGAATGCCGCCTACAACGGCTCGATCGCGCCGGGGGCGAACACCTCGTTCGGGTTCCAGGGCACGTTCACCTCGAACGACAGCTCTCCGGCCAGCTTCACCGTCAACGGGGCCGCATGTACCTGA
- a CDS encoding glycoside hydrolase family 48 protein, with protein MTKQLSRRQFATAAGGALLASAIAPAVSRAASAAPDATSAATDAYTQQFLTQYKKIKDPANGYFSASGIPYHSVETLIVEAPDYGHQTTSEAFSFWMWLEATYGRVTGDWTAFNNAWTTAEHYIIPQHVDQPTNSSYNPSSPATYAPEWPDPSSYPSPLNTSVSVGQDPLANELTSTYGTSDIYGMHWLMDVDNKYGYGNTPGTGGEAGPTATGPSFINSYQRGAAESVWKTIPQPTTDQFKYGGPNGYLDLFVAQSGAYSKQWKYTTAPDADARAVQAAYWAYHWASAQGNQGQIAASVAKAAKMGDFLRYSLFDKYFKQIGNCTNASTCAAGTGRGSEHYLLAWYYAWGGAEPGGGWAWRIGDGAAHQGYQNPLAVWAMSNVAALTPMSPTAKTDWTASLTRQMEFYQWLQSAEGAIAGGCTNSWEGQYAVPPSGDSTFYGMAYDWEPVYHDPPSNNWFGMQAWSMERLAEYYYVTGNATAKTILRKWVAWASSVTTVTATTFSIPSTLGWTGQPDTWNPASPGGNSGLHVSVAEYGSDVGVAAAYVKTLTYYAAKSGDTASAVLAKSLLDVMATFADTAGITTPETRTDYSQFNDTVYVPSGWSGKMPNGDPVAPGATFISIRSWYKSDPAWPKVQAYLNGGAAPVFTYHRFWAQADIAMAYAVYAELIVNGGGGGGDTTPPSVPTGLTVTGTTSSSVSLKWTASTDNVAVTGYNVYRGTTLAGTSTTTTFTDSGLTASTQYSYTVSAYDAAGNVSAASTAVTATTSAGSTGGGGPACTATYTVSSDWGNGFNANVTITNTGTTATKSWTVTWTWAGNQTVTNMWNASDTQVGKVVTATNAPYNNVIAPGASTSFGFGASYSGTNVAPTVTVTAT; from the coding sequence ATGACCAAACAGCTGTCTCGCAGGCAGTTCGCGACCGCGGCCGGCGGCGCCCTCCTGGCGTCGGCCATCGCCCCCGCCGTCTCGCGGGCGGCCAGTGCCGCCCCCGACGCGACGTCGGCCGCCACGGATGCCTACACCCAGCAGTTCCTCACCCAGTACAAGAAGATCAAGGATCCTGCGAACGGCTACTTCAGCGCGTCAGGGATCCCTTACCACAGCGTCGAGACCCTGATCGTCGAGGCGCCGGACTACGGGCACCAGACGACGTCGGAGGCGTTCAGCTTCTGGATGTGGCTGGAGGCGACGTACGGCCGGGTCACCGGCGACTGGACGGCGTTCAACAACGCCTGGACGACGGCCGAGCACTACATCATCCCGCAGCACGTCGACCAGCCGACGAACAGCTCCTACAACCCGAGCTCCCCGGCGACCTACGCCCCGGAGTGGCCGGACCCCAGCAGCTACCCCAGCCCGCTGAACACCTCGGTGTCGGTCGGCCAGGACCCGCTGGCGAACGAGCTGACGTCGACGTACGGCACCTCGGACATTTACGGGATGCACTGGCTGATGGACGTCGACAACAAGTACGGCTACGGCAACACGCCGGGCACCGGCGGAGAGGCCGGGCCCACGGCGACCGGGCCGTCGTTCATCAACAGCTACCAGCGCGGCGCGGCCGAATCGGTGTGGAAGACGATCCCGCAGCCGACCACGGACCAGTTCAAGTACGGCGGTCCGAACGGCTACCTCGACCTGTTCGTCGCGCAGTCCGGCGCCTACTCCAAGCAGTGGAAGTACACGACCGCCCCCGACGCCGACGCGCGTGCCGTCCAGGCGGCGTATTGGGCCTACCACTGGGCTTCGGCGCAGGGCAACCAGGGCCAGATCGCCGCCTCGGTGGCGAAGGCCGCCAAGATGGGCGACTTCCTGCGGTACTCGCTGTTCGACAAGTACTTCAAGCAGATCGGCAACTGCACCAACGCCTCCACCTGCGCGGCCGGCACCGGCCGCGGCTCCGAGCACTACCTGCTGGCCTGGTACTACGCCTGGGGCGGGGCCGAGCCCGGGGGCGGCTGGGCCTGGCGGATCGGCGACGGCGCCGCGCACCAGGGGTACCAGAACCCGTTGGCGGTCTGGGCGATGTCGAACGTGGCCGCGCTGACTCCCATGTCCCCGACCGCGAAGACCGACTGGACCGCCAGCCTGACGCGGCAGATGGAGTTCTACCAGTGGCTCCAGTCGGCCGAAGGCGCCATCGCCGGCGGCTGCACGAACAGCTGGGAGGGGCAGTACGCGGTGCCGCCGTCGGGCGACTCGACGTTCTACGGCATGGCCTACGACTGGGAGCCGGTCTACCACGACCCGCCGAGCAACAACTGGTTCGGCATGCAGGCCTGGTCGATGGAACGGCTCGCGGAGTACTACTACGTGACCGGCAACGCCACCGCCAAGACGATCCTGCGCAAGTGGGTCGCCTGGGCCTCCTCCGTCACCACGGTCACCGCGACCACCTTCTCGATCCCCTCCACCCTCGGTTGGACCGGCCAGCCGGACACCTGGAACCCGGCGAGCCCGGGCGGCAACTCCGGGCTGCACGTCTCGGTCGCCGAGTACGGCAGCGACGTCGGCGTCGCGGCGGCCTACGTCAAGACCCTGACGTACTACGCCGCCAAGTCCGGCGACACCGCGTCCGCGGTGCTGGCCAAGAGCCTGCTCGACGTGATGGCGACGTTCGCCGACACCGCGGGCATCACCACGCCCGAGACGCGCACCGACTACAGCCAGTTCAACGACACGGTGTACGTGCCGTCCGGCTGGTCGGGCAAGATGCCCAACGGCGACCCGGTCGCGCCCGGGGCGACGTTCATCTCCATCCGCTCCTGGTACAAGAGCGACCCGGCCTGGCCGAAGGTGCAGGCCTACCTCAACGGCGGGGCCGCGCCGGTGTTCACCTACCACCGCTTCTGGGCGCAGGCGGACATCGCCATGGCGTACGCGGTGTACGCCGAACTGATCGTCAACGGCGGCGGTGGCGGCGGCGACACGACCCCGCCGAGCGTGCCGACCGGGCTGACCGTCACCGGCACCACCAGCAGCAGTGTCTCGCTGAAGTGGACGGCGTCGACCGACAACGTCGCGGTGACCGGCTACAACGTGTACCGGGGCACGACGCTGGCCGGGACGTCGACCACGACGACGTTCACCGACTCGGGGCTGACGGCCTCGACGCAGTACAGCTACACGGTCTCGGCGTACGACGCGGCGGGGAACGTCTCGGCGGCGTCCACCGCGGTCACCGCGACGACCAGCGCCGGCTCCACCGGCGGCGGCGGACCGGCGTGCACCGCGACGTACACGGTCAGCAGCGACTGGGGCAACGGCTTCAACGCCAACGTGACCATCACGAACACGGGCACGACGGCGACGAAGTCGTGGACGGTGACCTGGACGTGGGCGGGCAACCAGACCGTCACGAACATGTGGAACGCCAGCGATACGCAGGTCGGCAAGGTCGTGACCGCGACCAACGCCCCGTACAACAACGTCATCGCGCCCGGGGCCAGCACCAGCTTCGGCTTCGGCGCCAGCTACTCCGGGACCAACGTCGCGCCCACGGTCACGGTCACCGCGACCTGA
- a CDS encoding TetR/AcrR family transcriptional regulator has translation MAKTTGTAARRSDALTRERLVAASIELLDAHGEAGLTFRALAARLQTGHGAIQWHIATKDELLQAATEEVVERALSEAPADAASPQQSIRAIARQLFDAIDAHPWVGTQVCLEPWQEAALRIFESLGAHLPALGVPEPAQFDSASALLSHILGLAAQYAAAVRQLAPGTERSAFLSALAARWTQLDPAQHPFLHRVAAQLADHDDREQFLAGIDLLLDGMTARR, from the coding sequence ATGGCCAAAACCACCGGCACCGCCGCGCGGCGCTCCGACGCACTCACCCGCGAGCGGCTGGTCGCCGCGTCGATCGAGCTCCTGGACGCGCACGGCGAGGCCGGCCTCACGTTCCGCGCCCTGGCCGCGCGCCTGCAGACCGGGCACGGCGCCATCCAGTGGCACATAGCGACCAAGGACGAGCTGCTCCAGGCCGCCACCGAGGAGGTCGTCGAGCGGGCCCTGAGCGAGGCGCCGGCGGACGCGGCGAGTCCGCAGCAGAGCATCCGCGCCATCGCCCGCCAGCTGTTCGACGCGATCGACGCCCACCCCTGGGTCGGGACACAGGTGTGCCTCGAACCGTGGCAGGAAGCGGCGCTCCGGATCTTCGAAAGCCTGGGCGCGCATCTCCCGGCACTTGGTGTGCCGGAGCCGGCGCAGTTCGACAGCGCCTCGGCACTGCTGAGCCACATCCTCGGCCTGGCCGCGCAATACGCCGCGGCCGTCCGCCAACTCGCACCCGGGACGGAGCGGTCGGCCTTCCTGTCCGCCCTGGCCGCGCGTTGGACACAACTGGACCCCGCGCAGCACCCCTTCCTGCACCGGGTGGCCGCGCAACTGGCCGACCACGACGACCGGGAGCAGTTCCTGGCCGGCATCGACTTGCTGTTGGACGGGATGACCGCGCGTCGGTAG